One window from the genome of Bradyrhizobium xenonodulans encodes:
- a CDS encoding winged helix-turn-helix transcriptional regulator, which translates to MGTSLEPTHSELPALQAPHPDHADCRGVASILARVGDKWSVFVIMKLSDGPKRFNELKRMINGISQRMLTLTLRGLERDGLVTRTIFPTIPPRVDYELTDLGRGLQQPVKALGEWAIMHQEQIASARTRFDERNSS; encoded by the coding sequence ATGGGCACATCTTTGGAACCGACACACAGCGAATTGCCTGCCTTGCAGGCGCCGCACCCTGACCATGCCGATTGCCGCGGCGTCGCCTCGATCCTCGCCCGGGTCGGGGACAAATGGAGTGTGTTCGTGATCATGAAGCTGAGTGACGGGCCAAAGCGCTTCAACGAGCTGAAGCGCATGATCAACGGCATCTCGCAGCGGATGCTGACCCTGACGCTGCGCGGGCTGGAGCGCGACGGCCTCGTCACGCGCACCATCTTTCCCACCATTCCGCCGCGTGTGGACTATGAGCTGACCGATCTCGGCCGCGGTCTCCAGCAGCCGGTGAAGGCGCTCGGCGAGTGGGCGATCATGCATCAGGAACAGATCGCGTCGGCGCGGACGCGCTTCGACGAGCGCAATAGCAGCTAG
- a CDS encoding FMN-dependent NADH-azoreductase, producing MKLLHIDSSVLGPHSVSRQVSAAIVDRLRQATPSLDVTYRDLTQTPLAHLSGSHLAAAQGAPAPAELGPDLAASAAALDEFLAADVVVIGAPMYNFTIPSQLKAWIDRILVAGKTFKYGAAGPEGLAGGKRVIVAISRGGYYGAETPYAAGEHLESYLRWVFGFMGITGLEFIPADGIQVGPDHREKALAGALQAATDLRAA from the coding sequence ATGAAACTCCTCCATATCGACTCCAGCGTGCTCGGCCCCCACTCCGTCTCCAGGCAGGTTTCCGCCGCCATCGTCGACCGGCTGCGGCAGGCAACGCCGTCGCTCGACGTGACCTATCGCGACCTGACCCAGACCCCGCTTGCCCATCTCTCCGGATCGCATCTGGCGGCCGCACAGGGCGCGCCCGCCCCGGCGGAGCTCGGACCTGACCTTGCCGCGAGCGCGGCCGCGCTGGACGAGTTCCTGGCCGCCGACGTCGTCGTGATCGGCGCCCCCATGTACAATTTCACCATTCCGAGCCAGCTCAAGGCGTGGATCGACCGCATCCTGGTGGCGGGAAAGACATTTAAATACGGCGCGGCCGGCCCTGAAGGGCTTGCCGGCGGCAAGCGTGTGATCGTGGCGATCTCACGCGGGGGCTATTACGGCGCGGAGACGCCATACGCAGCCGGCGAACATCTCGAAAGCTATTTGCGTTGGGTGTTCGGCTTCATGGGCATCACTGGCCTCGAATTCATCCCAGCCGACGGCATCCAGGTCGGACCGGATCACCGCGAGAAAGCGCTGGCCGGCGCGCTTCAGGCGGCAACCGACCTGCGGGCGGCGTAA
- a CDS encoding SDR family oxidoreductase, giving the protein MRLQGKTALITGGNSGIGLATAKLFVAEGAKVVITGRNKETLAAAGKELGPNALALAADATDIAATEAAIKQGAEKFGKFDIVFANAGIPGGTPLGSATLDVFEKVISTNLTGVFFTVQSALPYLNDNSSIILNGSVISVLGIPGYSAYGAAKAGVRAMARIMASELSPRGIRVNVVAPGAIRTPIWGAAVATPEAEKAFETRIALSTPLGRIGEPDHIAKTVLFLASDDSAHVQGQEIFVDGGAVASPSGAPIYRG; this is encoded by the coding sequence ATGAGACTTCAAGGCAAGACGGCCCTGATTACGGGCGGCAACAGCGGCATTGGCCTGGCGACGGCAAAATTGTTCGTGGCCGAGGGCGCGAAGGTGGTGATCACCGGGCGCAACAAGGAGACGCTGGCGGCGGCCGGCAAGGAGCTCGGCCCGAATGCACTCGCGCTCGCCGCCGATGCCACCGACATCGCCGCGACGGAAGCCGCGATCAAGCAGGGCGCTGAAAAATTCGGCAAGTTCGACATCGTGTTCGCCAATGCCGGCATTCCCGGCGGCACGCCGCTCGGCTCGGCAACGCTGGATGTTTTCGAGAAGGTCATCAGCACCAACCTCACGGGCGTGTTCTTCACCGTTCAGTCCGCGCTGCCCTATCTCAACGACAATTCCTCGATCATCCTCAACGGCTCGGTGATCTCCGTGCTCGGCATTCCCGGTTACTCGGCTTACGGTGCCGCGAAGGCCGGCGTGCGCGCGATGGCGCGGATCATGGCATCTGAGCTGTCGCCGCGCGGTATCCGCGTCAACGTGGTCGCGCCCGGTGCGATCCGTACCCCGATCTGGGGCGCGGCGGTCGCAACGCCGGAAGCCGAGAAGGCGTTCGAGACGCGCATCGCGTTGTCGACGCCGCTCGGCCGCATCGGTGAACCCGATCACATTGCGAAGACGGTATTGTTTCTTGCCTCGGATGATTCCGCGCATGTGCAGGGACAGGAGATCTTCGTCGACGGCGGCGCGGTGGCCTCGCCGAGCGGCGCGCCGATCTATCGCGGCTGA
- a CDS encoding winged helix-turn-helix transcriptional regulator: MVKRTSFEGDACPIARALEAIGDWWSLLIIREALFGLRRFGEFQSKLGMAKNILSVRLRALVDHGILTTAPASDGSAYQEYVLTPKGRGTFPILVALRQWSEAFDDHPEEIATILVDREKGRPVKKLEMHAEDGRLLTPADTTLKPRPAPRRRSA, encoded by the coding sequence ATGGTGAAACGAACGAGCTTTGAGGGCGATGCCTGCCCGATCGCGCGCGCGCTGGAGGCGATCGGCGATTGGTGGTCGCTGCTGATCATCCGCGAGGCGCTGTTCGGCCTGCGCCGCTTCGGCGAGTTTCAGAGCAAGCTCGGCATGGCCAAGAACATTTTATCCGTGCGCCTGCGTGCTCTGGTCGATCACGGCATTCTGACAACCGCTCCCGCCTCCGACGGCAGCGCTTACCAGGAATATGTGCTGACGCCGAAAGGCCGCGGCACCTTCCCGATCCTGGTGGCGCTCCGGCAATGGAGCGAGGCGTTCGACGATCACCCCGAAGAGATCGCGACCATTCTGGTCGATCGCGAGAAAGGTCGTCCCGTAAAGAAGCTCGAAATGCACGCCGAGGACGGCCGCCTGCTCACCCCCGCGGACACCACGCTGAAGCCGCGACCGGCACCGCGACGGCGGTCGGCTTGA
- a CDS encoding flavodoxin family protein — protein MQNLDDVKDGQASESGATMPLLAVVYFSISGTTEKLAHALARGAAGMTEIVLCRIMGDDIVSGRFQNEGLLETLDGADAVAFGSPTYMGGPAAQFKAFADASSDRWSKQAWANKIAAGFTTGACASGDQLHTLSYFSILAAQHGMLWCGLDIPGGEDPSGRNRLGSQLGLATHLVDASLPQSDLSTAEYLGQRLAKMASRNG, from the coding sequence GTGCAAAATCTCGACGACGTCAAAGATGGCCAGGCATCCGAAAGTGGCGCCACCATGCCCCTGCTCGCCGTCGTCTACTTCTCCATCTCCGGCACCACCGAGAAGCTGGCGCATGCGTTGGCGCGCGGCGCGGCTGGGATGACAGAGATCGTACTTTGTCGGATCATGGGCGACGATATCGTGTCGGGCCGTTTCCAGAATGAGGGCTTGCTGGAGACGCTGGACGGCGCCGACGCCGTCGCGTTTGGCAGCCCGACCTACATGGGCGGACCAGCGGCCCAGTTCAAAGCTTTTGCGGACGCTTCGAGCGACAGATGGAGCAAGCAAGCCTGGGCCAACAAGATCGCAGCCGGGTTCACCACGGGTGCCTGTGCAAGCGGCGATCAACTGCACACATTGAGCTATTTTTCCATTCTGGCCGCGCAGCACGGCATGCTCTGGTGCGGGCTGGATATTCCGGGCGGGGAGGATCCGAGCGGCCGGAATCGTTTAGGCAGCCAGCTTGGCCTGGCGACACACTTGGTCGACGCCTCGTTACCGCAGAGCGACCTCAGCACGGCCGAATATCTCGGCCAGCGATTGGCCAAAATGGCGAGCCGTAACGGCTAA